A genomic stretch from Plasmodium brasilianum strain Bolivian I chromosome 9, whole genome shotgun sequence includes:
- a CDS encoding mechanosensitive ion channel protein: protein MSYSKDENYKGISKSKYPQSLIMDVSRSYMNKQDRINAVNLYIQKSSYNAQFLQEDEEEEDESESETLGDIIIRILSIIFPDLSPWLWFVIHFFMNLVILCVSLSSLSEPNTHDPISEPKYNRGFIFGSIYCSFLILSINIASFSIIMIIHALVQKIIFEKLLQPSALCAAFYNTVDPELVYLLWSSAQIIYWRSNMVLKNGVNDNGNYYVLRIFGYKDEQNPFIFLNSVHWLITFPILLYIVFAARLLFLSIISFIFELGFLMNAHDLLGRYLRKYGILRKFNIEWFMFVADKQETIRSLFGYELYQDERIIRQIETNDISKKFIQEKAELLLFKNLPRNCTCCKITMNNKNKKNAMKLLLPPIFEAKNIVKSETSSIKNWLACHYVVNTSPLIFLLNNSIALTNKNAVKSASEILFRQVIMSLKMYYQEKNDTYAFTGTPMNNNISSDEFSPSRNMLGLHLHKTSSAQTKKSSFLYNNKNAINKLDLDSKAHTKINLENIFNDIDQDAVKCEDIRDGHTDRGEAQGEAHQSVRANEPQSMNRSKSKAKRKFKPKRSVRNSSRGTSPQVVKLEETNENREGSKEDNKLAMLKGKQHTDQISTHNSGNLKESGADIDDQGEHCEGNLGAGKYGGDNYGGDNYGGDNYGGDNYGGDNYGGVVRNEDCEQRPIYVASSNNKRKNAIVKDTKEENKGGGLNNSGKAHVREEENACALNTSNVSNVEKTSSISRITRMNDHMDHSELVQISNTDGRGAINAVISRMEKGGSDNDTKRAIHVENFVEKGEGNIGKKVDPDANGKIDKNDTHDNDDGNDNSNKAYSKMRRTQFNIRITPSLSGIISEQKDKEIHGEKGYNSEANDKYAFEVGPSVSATAGGAGGTGADINNGKEERNFYPNLENYKSMKVQIKDLSIEDVLKKKYTSDSLHNREMERKENGSNDEGNGSDVGDRTDGGDEVHVGFINKGCNGSTKGRVKKCYRMCDYEESGAGGGGKNSRVVFNKEGVLGSSLLPTDREKTKNKGSNIIIESTANMLNDTNNKESTVRDANNSNIMYYPERRKKNMVNETSKISKKMKNKGSGNNKNTYFYHSHLLNEEMNLLERSDAINVKRLKENKRMNIRSCLCLKRNKKERFSRIKKDISLEIDDPFIMNVTRPMQLNINGNEYVTKDMIEVFLKPEDADEFMKEFDLSGHGKIDIIMFRNAVMRAITCRKKFIKSLKGQESILKLVRRLMSILLSFLASVVLLFIFGVSADTIIVTGAAFITAVTVILSYMYTNFITSVIFIAFSNPYNIGDRIRLDGGEAMYIKKIKTYTTEFETTTGKIVIYENSKLSNAKIYNESRSKNAYIDIAFKVDINTPLLALKELRKSLQFLVDSRPSDFCKTKNLYFGYSLQPGHFYEISFWIKCVEGWGNWRKVFELRTDIYDFIILQLRLLNISYRLPTQKVGFTAPLNIIDTNSTHNNSGVNNNINTVNSNVNSNVNNNINNNNLKINRNKQYDYSSPPKEGRNQLFMPSARHKREFGSFHYEKSGRMFPQHDKYYRDNDNCSENRMTHNGTNNTVIRFFKERSNNFCADNINDYARLYRRRGRENAKSAQGYTKNVAHEWTHNPKLDLHKDDEFLKSNFDMQTESYRNRCARNNTSMPKFVTTTAMDAITATDATTVNTNISTNHSNELFYSSDDVCTLSISDEAIKNDKMNNPQNNWNKCNRNSYYSNYDSVLDHNKYNMYYAAVPRKKNSNGYDNLEVSQVRIEQNDIYVCRENTVADIIYPTYNSNINDDIAYCNNARNPPNTIHNYEQPLQMNDNENDDISYDSSSGYDSFECVKHFSNLHNRNQRFTNMGNVKKIPHKNSFNKKIK from the coding sequence ATGAGCTATTCGAAGGACGAAAACTATAAGGGTATTTCCAAATCGAAATATCCGCAGTCCCTGATAATGGATGTGTCTAGGTCATATATGAACAAGCAAGATAGAATAAATGcagtaaatttatatattcaaaagtCTTCATACAATGCTCAGTTTTTACaagaagatgaagaagaagaagatgaaAGTGAGAGTGAAACATTAGgtgatataataataagaattttGTCTATTATATTTCCTGATTTATCACCTTGGCTATGGTTtgttatacatttttttatgaacctGGTAATTCTTTGTGTTAGTTTAAGTTCATTATCAGAACCGAATACGCATGATCCTATATCTGAACCGAAATATAATAGGGGATTTATTTTTGGAAGTATATATTGtagttttttaatattaagtaTTAATATAGCTTCCTTTTCGATAATTATGATTATTCATGCACTTGTtcagaaaataatatttgaaaaGTTGTTACAGCCAAGTGCATTATGTGCTGCATTTTACAATACTGTAGACCCAGAACTAGTATATCTGTTATGGTCATCAgctcaaataatatattggCGTAGTAATAtggttttaaaaaatggtgTGAATGATAATGGAAATTATTACGTGTTAAGAATTTTTGGATATAAAGATGAACAAAatccatttatatttttaaacagCGTCCACTGGCTAATTACATTccctatattattatatatcgTATTTGCAGCAcgtttactttttctttctatcatatcttttatttttgaattagGTTTTTTAATGAATGCCCATGATTTGTTAGGTCGGTATTTAAGGAAATATGGTATATTACGtaaatttaatattgaaTGGTTTATGTTTGTAGCTGATAAACAAGAAACTATTAGATCTTTATTTGGATATGAATTATATCAAGATGAAAGGATTATTAGACAAATTGAAACCAATGATATTAGTAAGAAGTTCATACAAGAAAAAGCagaattattgttatttaaaaatttgccTAGAAATTGTACATGTTGTAAAATAacaatgaataataaaaataaaaaaaatgctatgaaattattattaccaccTATTTTTGAAGCTAAAAATATTGTCAAGTCCGAAACTTCTTCTATTAAAAATTGGTTAGCTTGTCATTATGTGGTTAATACATCtcctcttatttttttattaaataatagtattgccttaacaaataaaaatgcagTTAAGAGTGCAAGTGAAATATTGTTTAGGCAAGTTATCATGTCATTGAAAATGTATTACcaggaaaaaaatgatacataTGCATTTACTGGTACTccaatgaataataatatttcatccGACGAGTTTTCACCCAGTAGAAATATGTTAGGCttacatttacataaaacGTCCAGTGcacaaacaaaaaagagctcttttctttataataataagaatgcAATAAATAAGTTGGACCTGGATAGCAAGGcacatacaaaaattaacctagaaaatatttttaatgatatcGATCAGGATGCGGTCAAATGTGAAGATATCAGGGATGGACATACGGACAGGGGTGAAGCACAAGGAGAGGCACATCAATCGGTACGAGCAAATGAACCCCAATCCATGAACAGGTCTAAATCTAAAGCGAAACGTAAGTTTAAACCCAAGAGGAGCGTAAGGAATAGCAGTAGAGGTACGTCCCCTCAAGTAGTTAAATTGGAGgaaacaaatgaaaatagaGAAGGTAGTAAGGAAGATAACAAATTAGCTATGTTAAAGGGTAAGCAGCATACTGATCAGATTAGTACTCATAATAGTGGTAATCTGAAGGAAAGCGGTGCTGATATAGATGATCAGGGTGAACATTGTGAAGGTAACCTTGGTGCTGGTAAGTATGGTGGTGATAATTACGGTGGTGATAATTATGGTGGTGATAATTATGGTGGTGATAATTATGGTGGTGATAATTATGGTGGAGTGGTTCGAAACGAAGACTGTGAGCAGCGACCCATTTATGTAGCGAGTTCAAacaacaaaagaaaaaatgccATAGTGAAAGACACgaaagaagaaaacaaaGGAGGAGGTTTAAACAATTCTGGGAAAGCTCACGTGAGGGAAGAGGAGAACGCATGTGCATTAAATACATCAAACGTGTCAAACGTGGAAAAAACATCGAGTATTTCGAGAATAACGAGAATGAATGACCATATGGATCATTCGGAGTTGGTACAGATTAGCAACACTGACGGTAGGGGTGCAATAAATGCAGTTATAAGCAGAATGGAGAAGGGGGGAAGTGATAATGATACCAAAAGGGCCATACATGTAGAAAATTTTGTTGAAAAAGGGGAAGGAAATATAGGAAAGAAGGTGGATCCAGATGCGAATGGTAAGATTGATAAGAATGATACACACGATAACGATGATGGTAACGATAATTCGAATAAAGCCTATTCGAAGATGAGGAGAACCCAATTTAACATACGCATTACCCCGTCTTTATCAGGAATAATAAGTGAGCAAAAGGATAAGGAGATACATGGAGAGAAGGGTTACAATAGCGAAGCGAATGACAAATATGCTTTTGAGGTTGGACCCAGTGTTAGTGCTACAGCCGGTGGTGCAGGAGGTACTGGGGCTGACATTAATAACGGTAAGGAAGAGCGGAATTTCTACCCAAATCTAGAAAATTACAAAAGTATGAAGGTGCAAATAAAGGATCTCTCTATTGAGGAtgtattgaaaaaaaaatatacatcaGACTCTTTGCATAATAGGGAAATGGAAAGGAAAGAAAATGGAAGTAATGATGAGGGTAATGGTAGTGATGTTGGTGATAGAACCGATGGAGGTGATGAAGTTCATGTGGGCTTCATAAATAAGGGATGTAATGGTAGTACAAAGGGTAGAGTTAAAAAGTGCTATAGGATGTGCGATTACGAAGAGAGTGGTGCTGGGGGAGGGGGAAAAAACAGTAGAGTAGTGTTCAATAAAGAGGGAGTATTAGGCAGTTCTTTATTACCTACAGAtagagaaaaaacaaaaaataagggAAGTAACATAATAATAGAGAGTACAGCAAACATGCTAAATGATACTAATAATAAGGAATCAACTGTCAGAGATGCAAACAATTCTAACATAATGTATTATCCTGaaaggagaaaaaagaatatggTAAATGAGACGAGcaaaattagtaaaaaaatgaaaaataaaggatcaggaaataataaaaacaccTATTTTTATCACTCGCATTTATTAAACGAAGAAATGAATCTATTAGAACGAAGTGATgctataaatgtaaaaagacttaaagaaaataaaagaatgaaTATACGTAGTTGCTTATGtttaaagagaaataaaaaagaaagattcagtagaattaaaaaagatatatccTTAGAAATAGATGATCCATTTATTATGAACGTTACTAGGCCAAtgcaattaaatataaatggaaATGAATATGTAACAAAAGATATGATTGAAGTGTTTTTAAAACCTGAAGATGCAGATGAATTTATGAAAGAATTTGATTTATCTGGTCATGGTAAAattgatattattatgtttcgAAATGCAGTAATGAGAGCTATAACATGCCGaaagaaatttataaaaagtttaaaagGTCAAGAgagtatattaaaattggTTAGAAGATTAAtgtctattttattatcttttcttGCTTCagttgttttattatttatatttggtGTATCTGCTGATACTATTATAGTTACTGGAGCAGCATTTATAACAGCAGTTACAGTTATATTaagttatatgtatacaaattttattacatcCGTTATATTTATTGCTTTTTCAAATCCGTATAATATAGGAGATAGAATAAGACTTGATGGAGGAGAGGcaatgtatattaaaaaaataaaaacatataccACTGAATTTGAAACTACGACTggaaaaattgttatatatgaaaattcaaaattaagtaatgctaaaatatataatgaaagtAGATccaaaaatgcatatatagatatagctTTTAAGGTAGATATTAATACCCCTCTACTAGCTCTAAAGGAATTAAGAAAAAGTTTACAATTCCTAGTTGACAGTAGACCAAGTGATTTTTGCAAAACGAAAAATCTATATTTTGGTTATTCATTACAACCAGgtcatttttatgaaattagCTTTTGGATCAAATGTGTTGAAGGATGGGGTAACTGGAGAAAGGTGTTTGAGTTAAGAACCGACATATATGACTTTATAATTCTACAATTAAGACTATTAAATATATCCTATAGACTCCCAACACAGAAAGTTGGATTTACCGCTCCTCTTAACATTATAGACACTAATAGTACTCATAACAACAGCGgcgttaataataatattaacactGTTAATAGTAATGTTAACAGTAacgttaataataatatcaataataataatttaaaaataaatagaaacaAGCAATACGACTATTCGTCGCCCCCCAAGGAAGGTAGAAACCAGCTTTTTATGCCATCTGCTAGGCATAAAAGAGAATTCGGTTCATTTCATTATGAAAAGAGTGGAAGGATGTTCCCTCAACATGATAAGTATTATAGAGATAATGACAACTGTTCTGAGAATAGAATGACTCATAACGGAACAAACAACACCGTTATCAGATTTTTTAAAGAACGGTCCAACAACTTTTGTGCTGATAATATCAATGACTATGCTCGATTGTACAGAAGACGGGGGAGGGAAAATGCCAAAAGTGCACAAggatatacaaaaaatgtagCGCACGAATGGACCCATAATCCAAAATTGGACCTGCACAAGGATGATGAATTCCTGAAGAGCAATTTCGACATGCAGACCGAGAGTTATAGAAATAGGTGCGCTAGAAATAATACTTCTATGCCTAAGTTTGTCACTACCACTGCTATGGATGCTATCACAGCTACTGATGCTACTACTGTTAATACTAACATCAGTACTAATCATTCAAACGAATTATTTTACTCATCAGATGACGTTTGTACGCTCTCCATATCGGATGAAgctattaaaaatgataaaatgaataaccCACAAAATAACTGGAACAAATGTAATAGGAATTCTTATTACAGCAATTATGATAGCGTTTTAGACCacaacaaatataatatgtattatgcCGCTGTTCCACGGAAGAAAAACTCAAATGGATATGACAACCTGGAAGTTAGTCAAGTAAGGATAGAACAAAACGACATATATGTCTGCAGGGAAAATACAGTAGCTGATATAATTTATCCCACTTATAACAGTAACATAAATGATGATATTGCTTATTGTAATAATGCACGAAACCCACCTAATACCATACATAATTATGAACAGCCATTACAAATGAATGACaatgaaaatgatgataTCTCTTATGATAGCTCTTCCGGTTATGACAGTTTTGAATGCGTTAAACACTTTTCTAATCTTCATAACCGAAATCAAAGATTTACAAATATGGGCAATGTGAAAAAAATTCCAcataaaaatagttttaataaaaaaataaaataa